The nucleotide sequence TACGCATCGTTTCATGACACAAGATGAAATCCTTTTAAAGTTTGGTGAAGAAGTAGTTCGCCGGGTAACGATTAAAAACCATGATTATAAGAATTTTGATCTGCTGGAGGATTTAGGGGAAACTTCGAATGGTACCAGAATTTTAGTTAATAAAGAAGTAGTTCAAGCAGATTTTAAGATTGGCATTGGCAGTATAGTGCCTCACATTGTTCCTGGATTTGCTGGTGGAGCTAAGATCGTTCAGCCAGGCATTTCAGGTGAGCAGACAACCGCCGGAACCCATCTTTTGAGCTTTCGGTCACCTCGCTTGAACCTGGGACTTCGTGAAAACCCGGTGCGTAATGAACTGAATAGCATTGCTAAAGCTGTTGGCTTGCATACGATCGTTAACACAGTGCTGAATCGGCATGGGGGAGCTGTGGGGGTTTTTTACGGTGATACAGTAGAAGCCTTTAATGCTGGCGTAGATCTAGCTGAAAAAGTATATTCCGTCGAGATCCCTGAGAAAGCGGATATCGTGGTGGCCGGCTCTTATCCGTGTGATTTGGAATTCTGGCAGGCGCACAAAGCATTGTACCCTGCTGATTTGGCTGTTAAAACGGGAGGAATTATTATACTCGCAACTCCTTGCCCTGAAGGCGTAGCCGTAATGCATGCAGATGCTTTAGAGATAACTAATAAGTCAATTGCTGCTATAGAGAATATGATCAGCAGAAAAGAAATCCAGGATGAAGTAGCAGCATCTGCGGTTATTGGATGGGCTAGGGTTAAGGAACATGCATCAGTCTATCTGGTGTCGGACGGCATTTGTGACGAAGATGCTATGAAATTAGGTTTTACACCATGCGTGTCTATCGATAAGGCATTGGAAAAAGCGTTTGTAGAAAAAGGCTGCGATGCCAAGGTTACTGTATTAACCCATGCTCCTGACATGCTGCCGGTCGTAAAGGGGACGAAGTAGAAGGTATCCTATGAGAGAGGAAGAGGTGACATGATGAAGTTCCAAGGGTATAGACGGCCTGATGGAAAAGTCGGGGTTCGTAATCATGTATTGATTTTGCCAAGCGTTACTTGTGCAAACCGGGTAGCACGAGGAATTTCACAATCAGTGATTGGAACAAATTGGATAGAACATCAACATGGATGCGGCCAACTGGGAGCAGATGCTGATTTAACTGCCCAAGTACTGGTCGGCCACGGCGCTCATCCCAATGTATTCGGTGTGATTGTTGTTGGACTAGGATGTGAAACCATTCGGGCTCAGGATATAGCTGCCAACATCAAAAAACACTGCCCCTATAAAGCAGTGGAGACTGTTATTATACAGGACGCTGGCGGATCAGTGAACGCGATTGCCCAAGGCGTTAGTTTGGCAAAGCAAATGGTAAACGATGCATCGCTTTCCAAGCGTGTTTCGATCGATGCTTCGGATCTAATACTTGGCACAGAATGCGGTGGTTCGGATGCTTGCTCCGGTATTTCAGCGAATCCGGCGTTGGGAGTTGCAAGCGATCTACTCATTGATGCTGGTGGGACTGTTATATTGGCTGAAACAACTGAGATTATCGGCGCTGAGCACATTATCGCTGGAAGGGCGGTTAATGCTCAAGTCGCTGCTCGATGTTTCGAACTGATAAACTCCTGTGAAACAGAGGTTAGAAAAATGGGTGTTGATATGCGTGGCAGCCAACCAAGTCCTGGAAATATCGAGGGCGGACTTTCATCCATTGAAGAAAAATCGCTTGGTTGTATCCATAAGGCTGGTACGAGGCCTCTGCAGGCTGTGATTGATTATGCTTCACCTGTGAATATGAAAGGCTTGGTCTGGATGGATACTCCAGGACATGATATTGAGCAACTTACAGGAATGGTTGCTGGAGGGTGCCATTTAGTGGTCTTTACTACTGGACGCGGTACT is from Anaerosporomusa subterranea and encodes:
- the larA gene encoding nickel-dependent lactate racemase; this translates as METIKIPYGNDTKEFRVPKKNIVGVYSPKDFEAVPDVRREVVRAVNHPIGTKTVKELAQGAQKVVLVADDNTRLTPTDKIIPILLDELNDAGVKDEQITVIIALGTHRFMTQDEILLKFGEEVVRRVTIKNHDYKNFDLLEDLGETSNGTRILVNKEVVQADFKIGIGSIVPHIVPGFAGGAKIVQPGISGEQTTAGTHLLSFRSPRLNLGLRENPVRNELNSIAKAVGLHTIVNTVLNRHGGAVGVFYGDTVEAFNAGVDLAEKVYSVEIPEKADIVVAGSYPCDLEFWQAHKALYPADLAVKTGGIIILATPCPEGVAVMHADALEITNKSIAAIENMISRKEIQDEVAASAVIGWARVKEHASVYLVSDGICDEDAMKLGFTPCVSIDKALEKAFVEKGCDAKVTVLTHAPDMLPVVKGTK